A single Anopheles funestus chromosome 2RL, idAnoFuneDA-416_04, whole genome shotgun sequence DNA region contains:
- the LOC125763983 gene encoding glutathione S-transferase 1-like, which translates to MAPIVLYSTRRTPAGRAVELTAKMIGLDLDVQYIDLTKKEQLTPEYLKMNPMHTVPTINDNGVPLYDSHAIIIYLVSKYGKDDSLYPTKDLVKQANINALLHFESGVLFARLRWILEPVFYWGQTEVPQEKIDSVLKAYELLEATLTTGGTDYLVGSSITLADISVSTSLSTLNALFPADAAKYPTVLAYLKRLEQTMPNYKEINTERANEALQLYNQKLGKV; encoded by the exons ATGGCACCGATCGTTTTGTACAGTACGCGCCGCACACCGGCCGGTAGGGCCGTAGAACTAACGGCAAAGATGATCGGTCTGGATCTGGATGTGCAGTACATCGATCTGACCAAGAAGGAACAGCTGACGCCCGAGTACCTCAAG ATGAATCCGATGCACACGGTACCCACCATCAACGATAATGGTGTGCCACTGTACGACAGTCACGCCATCATTATCTATCTTGTGTCGAAGTACGGGAAAGATGACAGCCTCTATCCGACGAAGGATTTGGTCAAGCAGGCCAACATCAACGCACTGTTGCACTTTGAATCGGGTGTTCTTTTCGCTCGGCTGCGATGGATTCTGGAGCCGGTGTTTTACTGGGGACAGACGGAGGTACCGCAAGAGAAAATCGACTCGGTGCTGAAGGCGTATGAGCTGCTAGAGGCCACACTTACTACTGGCGGTACGGATTATCTGGTTGGTAGTTCGATCACACTGGCGGACATTTCCGTCAGTACGTCGCTTAGCACGCTCAATGCACTGTTCCCGGCCGATGCTGCCAAATATCCAACCGTTTTGGCATATCTGAAGCGTCTCGAACAAACCATGCCGAACTACAAGGAAATTAACACTGAACGTGCGAATGAGGCACTGCAGCTGTACAATCAGAAGCTCGGCAAAGTGTAA
- the LOC125763984 gene encoding glutathione S-transferase 1-like — translation MDKLVLYTNKKSPPCRAVKLTARALGIELIEKEMTLMRGDKLMEEFLKVNPQQTIPVLDDGGIVITASHAIMIYLVCKYGNDDSLYPTDLVRRARVHTALHLEAGVIFSRLSFLFEPVIYSGKSYFHSDRVEHIRKAYRLLEDSLVNMYMVGDSLTIADFSCISSVASLVGVVPLDETKFPKIVAWIKRMQELPYYEEANGNGALELAEFVLGKKEANASQYL, via the exons ATGGACAAGCTGGTGTTGTACACGAACAAGAAAAGCCCTCCATGTCGTGCAGTGAAACTAACCGCTCGTGCCCTTGGTATAGAGTTGATCGAGAAGGAGATGACACTCATGCGAGGTGACAAGCTGATGGAAGAGTTCCTAAAG GTTAACCCACAGCAAACAATACCGGTACTGGATGATGGAGGAATCGTTATCACCGCCAGTCACGCCATCATGATTTATCTCGTATGTAAGTACGGTAACGATGATAGTCTCTACCCGACCGATCTGGTACGGAGGGCACGGGTCCACACGGCGCTACATCTTGAAGCGGGAGTCATCTTTTCTCGgcttagttttttgttt GAACCGGTAATTTATTCGGGTAAATCATACTTCCATTCCGATCGTGTTGAGCACATCCGGAAGGCGTACCGCTTGTTGGAGGATTCGCTCGTGAATATGTACATGGTCGGCGATAGCTTAACGATAGCCGATTTTAGCTGTATCTCAAGTGTGGCTTCTCTTGTCGGTGTGGTACCGCTGGACGAGACTAAATTCCCGAAAATTGTTGCCTGGATAAAACGCATGCAGGAGCTACCATACTATGAGGAAGCGAACGGTAATGGAGCACTCGAGCTGGCCGAGTTTGTGCTGGGAAAGAAGGAAGCAAATGCTTCACAGTATTTGTGA
- the LOC125763977 gene encoding glutathione S-transferase 1-like isoform X2, producing MTKLVLYTLHLSPPCRAVELTAKALGLELEQKNINLLAGDHLTPEFMKLNPQHTIPVLDDDGTIITESHAIMIYLVTKYGKDDTLYPKDPVQQARVNAALHFESGVLFARMRFIFERILFYGKSDIPEDRVEYVQKSYRLLEDTLKDDFVAGSKMTIADFSCISTISSIMGVVPLEQSEHPRIYEWIDRLKQLPYYEEANGGGGTDLGKFVLAKKEENAKA from the exons ATGACCAAGCTAGTTCTGTACACGCTACACCTAAGCCCACCATGCCGGGCCGTCGAACTGACAGCCAAAGCGTTGGGATTGGAACTGGAACAGAAGAATATTAACCTTCTGGCTGGTGATCATTTGACGCCGGAGTTCATGAAG TTAAACCCCCAACATACAATCCCGGTgctggatgatgatggtacgaTCATTACCGAGAGTCATGCGATCATGATCTATCTGGTGACGAAGTATGGCAAAGATGACACCCTGTACCCAAAAGATCCAGTCCAGCAGGCTCGCGTAAATGCTGCCCTACACTTTGAATCTGGTGTACTGTTTGCACGAAtgcgtttcattttt GAGCGTATTCTTTTCTACGGAAAATCGGACATTCCCGAAGATCGAGTCGAGTATGTGCAGAAATCGTACCGCTTGCTGGAGGACACCCTAAAGGATGACTTTGTTGCTGGGTCGAAAATGACAATTGCCGACTTTAGCTGCATTTCTACCATCTCTAGCATTATGGGCGTTGTTCCGCTGGAGCAATCGGAGCATCCACGTATCTATGAGTGGATCGATCGTTTGAAGCAGTTGCCATACTACGAGGAAGCTAATGGAGGCGGTGGAACTGACCTGGGCAAGTTTGTACTTgccaaaaaggaggaaaatgcTAAAGcttga
- the LOC125763982 gene encoding glutathione S-transferase 1-like has product MPSAIKLYTAKLSPPGRSVELTGKALGLEFEIIPINLIAGDHLKEEFRKLNPQHTIPMIDDNGTIVCDSHAIIVYLVTKYGKDDSLYPSDVVTRSKVNAALHFDSGVLFARLRFYAEPILYYGSTESPQEKIDNVYRAYQLLNDTLVDDYIVGNRMTLADLSCIASISSMHAIFPIDEANYPKLAAWVARLAKLPYYKATNQEGVEELAQLFRAKLAENRAKSK; this is encoded by the exons ATGCCATCGGCCATTAAGTTGTACACGGCTAAGTTAAGCCCACCGGGTCGATCGGTGGAGCTGACGGGTAAGGCACTTGGGCTCGAGTTTGAAATCATCCCCATCAATCTGATCGCGGGTGACCACCTGAAGGAGGAATTTCGGAAGTTAAACCCCCAGCACACGATTCCGATGATCGATGACAATGGCACGATCGTATGTGATAGCCATGCGATCATCGTGTATTTGGTGACAAAGTACGGTAAAGATGATAGTTTGTATCCATCGGACGTGGTAACACGCTCCAAGGTCAATGCGGCGTTGCACTTCGATTCTGGTGTGCTGTTCGCCCGATTGCGATTCTATGCG GAACCTATACTGTACTACGGATCAACCGAGTCGCCTCAAGAGAAGATTGACAATGTGTACCGTGCGTACCAGCTGCTGAATGACACTCTCGTCGATGATTATATTGTTGGCAATCGGATGACACTGGCCGATCTGAGCTGTATCGCTAGTATTTCTTCGATGCATGCCATCTTCCCGATCGATGAAGCCAACTATCCGAAGCTGGCCGCTTGGGTAGCGCGTCTCGCCAAGTTGCCATACTACAAGGCTACGAACCAGGAAGGTGTCGAGGAACTAGCTCAACTGTTTCGCGCTAAGTTGGCGGAAAATCGTGCAAAATCTAAGTGA
- the LOC125763985 gene encoding glutathione S-transferase 1-like → MPKLVLYTVHLSPPCRAVELTARALGLDLERKLMNLLAGDNLKPEFLKLNPMHTIPVLDDNGIIISESHAIMIYLVRKYAKADTLYPSDIVQQARVNAALHFESGVLFARLRFITELVFFARKAEIPEDRIDYVRKAYRLLEDSLHDDFVAGPQMTIADFSCISTVASTVGFIPLDRSEYPRTNAWMELMKQLPYYEELNGIGATELGQFVVQKLAENTKAKV, encoded by the exons ATGCCTAAGCTAGTGCTATACACTGTCCATCTTAGTCCACCATGCCGAGCAGTAGAACTAACTGCAAGAGCACTGGGATTGGACCTGGAACGCAAGTTGATGAACCTGCTGGCTGGAGACAATCTAAAGCCAGAGTTCTTGAAG CTTAATCCAATGCATACGATCCCGGTGCTGGATGATAATGGGATAATCATCAGCGAAAGTCATGCCATCATGATTTATCTGGTGCGAAAGTACGCCAAAGCTGATACACTATATCCGTCCGATATTGTCCAGCAAGCTCGGGTCAACGCGGCCCTCCATTTCGAATCTGGAGTACTATTTGCTCGGCTGCGCTTCATTACG GAACTTGTGTTTTTCGCACGTAAAGCGGAAATTCCCGAGGATCGTATCGATTACGTGAGGAAGGCGTACCGACTTCTGGAGGATTCTTTGCACGATGACTTTGTTGCCGGACCGCAAATGACTATCGCTGATTTTAGCTGCATTTCGACAGTTGCCTCTACGGTTGGTTTTATCCCATTAGATAGATCGGAGTACCCGCGCACTAATGCGTGGATGGAACTTATGAAACAGTTACCGTACTATGAAGAACTCAATGGCATCGGTGCAACCGAGCTGGGACAATTCGTAGTACAGAAGTTAGCTGAAAATACGAAAGCAAAAGTTTAA
- the LOC125774967 gene encoding uncharacterized protein LOC125774967, which yields MPNIKLYTAKLSPPGRAVELTAKLLGLSLDVVPINLLAGDHRKDEFLKLNPQHTIPIIDDGGVIVRDSHAIIIYLVLKYGQDHSLYPDDPIIRAKVNAALHFDSGVLFSRLRFYFEPILYEGSSEVPQHKIDYMKKGYELLNDALVDDYMVGNTLTLADVSCIATIATMEEFFPMERSKYPALVAWIERLSHTLPEYEQLNQEGAVEFAEICESLRLKNAIKAKYTFLNMATPSMVLYYDEVSPPVRGVLLTIAALGVKDRIKFEYINLFNGGHLSADFIKINPLHTIPVLRHGDLTLIDSHAILMYLCDTFAPAEHTFAIPDTLTRAKVFNMLCFNNGHLFQRDAEVMRKIFSGDITDPTKHLKPIQETIDALEHFLQQTRYTALDRLSVADLAIVATLSTLNLLVPIDADRWPRVHEWFKEMQSLPYYNDQNRVGLEKLRKILSTKIKI from the exons ATGCCGAATATAAAGCTCTACACAGCAAAACTCAGCCCGCCGGGACGTGCCGTAGAATTGACGGCAAAGTTGTTGGGACTATCGCTGGACGTCGTGCCAATCAATCTGCTGGCCGGCGATCACCGGAAGGATGAATTTCTGAAGCTGAACCCACAGCACACGATTCCGATCATCGACGATGGTGGTGTTATCGTGCGAGACAGTCATGCCATCATCATCTATCTGGTGCTTAAGTACGGTCAGGACCACAGCCTATATCCGGATGATCCGATCATAAGGGCCAAGGTAAATGCTGCTCTTCACTTTGACTCCGGTGTGCTGTTCTCGCGGTTGCGATTCTATTTC GAACCGATTTTGTACGAGGGATCATCCGAGGTACCGCAGCACAAGATCGATTACATGAAGAAAGGCTACGAGTTGCTTAACGATGCGCTGGTAGATGATTATATGGTAGGGAATACGTTGACACTCGCTGATGTTAGCTGCATCGCAACGATAGCAACGATGGAAGAATTTTTCCCTATGGAACGAAGCAAATATCCGGCGCTCGTGGCTTGGATTGAACGGTTGAGCCACACTTTGCCAGAGTACGAGCAGCTTAACCAGGAAGGAGCCGTCGAATTTGCCGAAATCTGCGAATCATTGAGACTTAAAAATGCGATCAAAGCAAAGTA CACATTCTTAAACATGGCTACACCGAGCATGGTTCTGTATTACGATGAAGTTAGTCCCCCGGTACGTGGCGTACTGCTGACGATTGCTGCACTGGGTGTAAAGGATCGGATAAAGTTCGAGTACATCAATCTCTTCAACGGTGGTCATCTAAGTGCTGATTTTATAAAG ATTAATCCTCTACATACAATTCCCGTGCTGCGTCACGGTGATTTGACGCTCATCGACAGTCATGCCATATTGATGTACCTTTGCGATACATTCGCACCAGCAGAGCATACCTTTGCCATACCGGATACTCTAACGAGAGCGAAAGTCTTCAATATGCTGTGCTTCAACAATGGCCACCTATTTCAGCGTGACGCAGAAGTTATG CGTAAAATTTTTAGTGGCGATATTACCGATCCAACAAAGCATCTCAAACCGATCCAGGAAACGATCGATGCATTGGAACACTTTCTTCAGCAGACGCGTTATACCGCACTCGATCGCCTTTCGGTGGCGGATCTCGCTATAGTGGCCACATTGAGCACACTGAATCTGTTGGTACCGATCGATGCCGATCGATGGCCGCGTGTGCACGAGTGGTTTAAGGAGATGCAATCGCTGCCCTACTACAACGACCAGAATCGAGTTGGGTTGGAAAAGTTGCGCAAAATATTAAGCACAAAAATTAAGATCTAG
- the LOC125763977 gene encoding glutathione S-transferase 1-like isoform X1 — MTKLVLYTLHLSPPCRAVELTAKALGLELEQKNINLLAGDHLTPEFMKVSFLGIRECLFLIHHIQLNVRSLQLNPQHTIPVLDDDGTIITESHAIMIYLVTKYGKDDTLYPKDPVQQARVNAALHFESGVLFARMRFIFERILFYGKSDIPEDRVEYVQKSYRLLEDTLKDDFVAGSKMTIADFSCISTISSIMGVVPLEQSEHPRIYEWIDRLKQLPYYEEANGGGGTDLGKFVLAKKEENAKA, encoded by the exons ATGACCAAGCTAGTTCTGTACACGCTACACCTAAGCCCACCATGCCGGGCCGTCGAACTGACAGCCAAAGCGTTGGGATTGGAACTGGAACAGAAGAATATTAACCTTCTGGCTGGTGATCATTTGACGCCGGAGTTCATGAAGGTAAGTTTTTTAGGGATTagagaatgtttgtttttgatccATCATATTCAACTTAACGTACGATCATTACAGTTAAACCCCCAACATACAATCCCGGTgctggatgatgatggtacgaTCATTACCGAGAGTCATGCGATCATGATCTATCTGGTGACGAAGTATGGCAAAGATGACACCCTGTACCCAAAAGATCCAGTCCAGCAGGCTCGCGTAAATGCTGCCCTACACTTTGAATCTGGTGTACTGTTTGCACGAAtgcgtttcattttt GAGCGTATTCTTTTCTACGGAAAATCGGACATTCCCGAAGATCGAGTCGAGTATGTGCAGAAATCGTACCGCTTGCTGGAGGACACCCTAAAGGATGACTTTGTTGCTGGGTCGAAAATGACAATTGCCGACTTTAGCTGCATTTCTACCATCTCTAGCATTATGGGCGTTGTTCCGCTGGAGCAATCGGAGCATCCACGTATCTATGAGTGGATCGATCGTTTGAAGCAGTTGCCATACTACGAGGAAGCTAATGGAGGCGGTGGAACTGACCTGGGCAAGTTTGTACTTgccaaaaaggaggaaaatgcTAAAGcttga
- the LOC125763986 gene encoding glutathione S-transferase 1-like gives MSKKQVLYTHTISPAGRAVELTIKALNLDVEIREMNVFKGQHMNDEYKKLNPVQTIPTLDDNGFLLWDSHAIMIYLVRRYGAGSNLYTDDYEQQARINAALFFDSSILFARLRFCTDNLTVLGKSEIPEENVQRAIEGLQRLESLLQSDYVAGDHLTIADLSCISSVNTLHIMLKPAPADFPKTFAWIERLTKLPYYEEVSVRGLKAAGELMQMLGAKNSAN, from the exons ATGTCTAAGAAGCAGGTTCTATATACGCACACCATTAGTCCCGCCGGCCGTGCGGTTGAGCTCACCATCAAGGCCTTGAACCTTGACGTTGAGATTCG GGAAATGAACGTCTTCAAGGGTCAGCATATGAATGATGAGTACAAGAAGCTTAACCCAGTACAAACGATCCCAACACTGGATGATAATGGGTTTCTGCTGTGGGATAGCCACGCGATTATGATTTATCTCGTGCGTCGTTACGGTGCCGGTTCGAACCTATACACGGACGATTATGAGCAGCAGGCCCGTATTAATGCGGCCCTATTCTTCGATAGTTCGATCCTTTTCGCGCGGCTACGTTTCTGTACGGACAATCTGACCGTGCTGGGCAAGAGTGAAATCCCGGAGGAAAATGTGCAGCGAGCGATAGAGGGTTTGCAGCGGTTGGAAAGTTTGCTGCAGTCGGATTATGTCGCCGGTGATCATTTGACGATCGCGGATTTGAGCTGCATCAGCAGTGTTAACACGTTGCATATTATGCTTAAGCCGGCACCGgccgattttccaaaaacctttGCTTGGATCGAGCGACTGACCAAGTTGCCGTACTATGAGGAGGTGTCTGTTCGTGGATTAAAAGCTGCGGGTGAGCTGATGCAAATGCTTGGTGCAAAGAATAGTGCGAATTAA